GTCAGCGATGCTGGGAAGGGCAGCCATGTGGACCCCACAGCTGCCTGGCTGACCCTGGTCACTTTGCATCAGGATGTCCTTGCATGAGACCGCCCATTGGATGTCTTGTCTCTGGGCACTGGCGGGGCGGGGGGCCTGCCGTAGTGACCCGTAGGGCTTATGCCCCTGTGCCGGCCTGCTGCACTCGCCGTGTGCATGCAGGACGCAGGCGGTAGATAGTGGCTTCACTCTGAGGCTGTCAACACAGGAAGGCCTGCCTGGGAGACCACCATGTGGGTTCCCTGGGACCGTCCCTGTTCTAGCCCTGAAAGTCCCGTGTCCCAGGACACTGGTGGGCTGGTCACCCTTGACACCTGTCAGAAGGGAAATACCCGAAGGACTGTTTACTGTCTCCACACGCTGGGGGCAGCTCCAGGGGCCGGCGTTGGTCCCCGCGGTGCTCCCGCCGCATGGAGGCGCTCGGCAGATACTTGCTGAATTCTCAGAGGAGTTAGTTCCGAGTTTGGCCAAAGACCTTGCTTGGACGCGGAACGTGGCCGTGGGTGTGTTCTGCTGTTTGGGGAGAGGCCCCTTCAGTGACcgctgccccctgccctctgcccccggGCCCCCTGCTGCAGGGTGATCCTGGGGATGGTGACTCTTGGGAACATGCTGTCGTCCCTGCTCGCTGGGAAGATTCGGCCATCGGACGAGGTCCGCAAAATCATCTATAAGCAGTTCCAACAGGTACGGGCTCCGTTCCACTCGAGCCGTGGGCGCCTGAGATCCGGCTCTGTCCTCGAAGGCACGGCGCAGCACTTCCCATGCGAGGGGGCCGTGTCCCCAGCCTTCAGCACCATGTGGGGTGTCAGCAGGCTGATGCTGGCTACACCTCCATCAAACCCATAAATCTGAGGACTCGCCCCTACTTTGCAAATGGAGCCGCTCAGGTGGGGAGGGGCTCTCATGGGGGGCTCACCAGCGTCCACTGTGTTTCTGCAATCCCTGGGGGTCATTAGCAAACCCAGCCCGGGGACCATCCTCTCAGCCATGTGGGGCATCAGCCAGCGTGATTGTTTCCATAACGCTTGGCCCTAATTTTTCCAGGGCATGCGTTCATTTAAGAATACCTGGCGTGCCTAATTATTTAGTAAGAACGAGAATGTTCCGGAAATACGGGTGTCACCCCTTGCTGTGTCAGGGCTGGTCAGACCACCTGGTCATCCTGAGACAACGGTGGCCACCCTCTGATGGGCCTGAGCAGAACCACCTGGACGCTGATCTTGGTGTCCCTGAGGGTGGGGGAGTCAGGACACTCTCCCAGTGGCACCTGACATTTCATAACCATATTCCCCTCCCACCTGCCAGTGAGCAGCATTGGCAGCTTGTTGGCTGTTTGGGGTGTTTTAGGTCTTATtttggctttgtgtgtgtgtgtgtgtgtgtgaggaagactgtcactgaactaacatctgtgccatcttccgctcttttgtatgtggggtgccaccacagcatggctgatgagcagtgtgcaggtctgtgcccgggatctga
This region of Equus quagga isolate Etosha38 unplaced genomic scaffold, UCLA_HA_Equagga_1.0 204884_RagTag, whole genome shotgun sequence genomic DNA includes:
- the LOC124233557 gene encoding cystathionine beta-synthase-like, which gives rise to MLQKGFLNEEDVLTKKPWWWHLRVQELSLPIPLTVLPTVTCEHTMEILREKGFDQAPVVDESGVILGMVTLGNMLSSLLAGKIRPSDEVRKIIYKQFQQVRAPFHSSRGRLRSGSVLEGTAQHFPCEGAVSPAFSTMWGVSRLMLATPPSNP